In Sphingomonas sp. G-3-2-10, a single window of DNA contains:
- a CDS encoding glycoside hydrolase family 43 protein codes for MRRALLAATMLLSATSASAQTARFDWFDYKGSDPVETTLKPAATDYRNPILGGFYPDPSVTRVGSDFYLVTSTFSYFPGIPVFHSKDLVNWTQIGNAIDRPAQLDFKQLGLSRGVFAPTIQHKDGVFYILNTCVDCGWNFVITARNPAGPWSDPVFLPDLKYGIDPSLFFDEDGRTWIINNDTPADPPKYEGHRALWVQEIDLKTLKTFGPRTMVVDGGIDISTKPIWIEGPHIFKKDGWYYLSAAEGGTAEGHSQVILRSKSVTGPYVPGPNNPMLTQRDLPRDRAHPITSAGHAQLVTTPDGKWWATFLAVRPYEGDYYNTGRETFLLPVEWKDGWPTILERGKPIPYVHAKPALPAQPKRVTSGPMHVREEFDRGKLGPEWMMLRNPRSNWYGFDKGALVLTARPEGLGDNANPSFLGRRQQNMNGVAETLVRFTPGKNGDRAGLVALQSDDYWGFVGIGMEGGKPVLLVEGRAGDKEPATGRTLASAPLATRPGAPVWLRITASGTTYDFAYATTPGKWRTLASIDAKQFSTKTAGGFIGTTFGPYAKSGQ; via the coding sequence ATGCGCCGCGCCTTGCTCGCCGCCACCATGCTGCTGTCCGCCACTTCCGCATCCGCGCAAACTGCCCGCTTCGACTGGTTCGACTATAAGGGCAGCGATCCCGTCGAAACCACGCTGAAGCCCGCCGCGACCGACTATAGAAACCCCATCCTCGGCGGCTTCTATCCCGACCCGTCGGTCACCCGCGTCGGCAGCGATTTCTACCTCGTCACCTCCACCTTCAGCTATTTCCCCGGCATCCCGGTCTTCCACAGCAAGGATCTGGTCAACTGGACCCAGATCGGCAACGCGATCGATCGGCCCGCCCAGCTCGATTTCAAACAGCTCGGCCTCTCGCGCGGCGTCTTCGCCCCGACGATCCAGCACAAGGACGGGGTATTCTACATCCTCAACACCTGCGTCGATTGCGGGTGGAATTTCGTCATCACCGCAAGGAATCCTGCCGGCCCCTGGTCGGACCCCGTGTTCCTCCCCGATCTCAAATACGGCATCGATCCCTCGCTGTTCTTCGACGAGGATGGCCGTACCTGGATCATCAACAACGACACCCCCGCCGATCCGCCCAAATATGAAGGGCACCGCGCGCTATGGGTGCAGGAGATCGACCTCAAGACGCTCAAGACCTTCGGCCCGCGGACGATGGTCGTCGATGGCGGGATCGACATCAGCACCAAGCCGATCTGGATCGAAGGCCCGCATATCTTCAAGAAAGATGGCTGGTATTATCTCAGCGCAGCCGAAGGCGGCACGGCGGAGGGCCATAGCCAGGTCATCCTCCGCTCCAAATCGGTCACCGGCCCCTATGTCCCCGGCCCGAACAACCCGATGCTCACCCAGCGCGATCTGCCGCGCGATCGCGCCCACCCGATCACGTCCGCAGGCCATGCCCAGCTCGTCACCACGCCCGATGGCAAATGGTGGGCAACCTTCCTCGCGGTCCGCCCGTACGAAGGCGATTATTACAATACCGGCCGTGAGACCTTCCTGCTCCCGGTCGAATGGAAGGATGGCTGGCCGACCATCCTCGAGCGCGGCAAGCCGATCCCCTACGTCCACGCCAAACCCGCGCTCCCCGCCCAGCCGAAGCGCGTCACCAGCGGCCCGATGCATGTCCGCGAGGAATTCGATCGCGGCAAGCTCGGCCCCGAATGGATGATGCTCCGCAACCCGCGCAGCAACTGGTACGGTTTCGACAAGGGCGCGCTCGTCCTCACCGCGCGGCCCGAGGGGCTGGGCGACAATGCCAACCCGTCTTTCCTCGGCCGCCGCCAGCAGAATATGAACGGCGTCGCCGAAACCCTCGTCCGCTTCACGCCCGGAAAGAATGGCGACCGCGCCGGCCTCGTCGCGCTCCAGAGCGACGACTATTGGGGCTTTGTCGGTATCGGCATGGAAGGCGGCAAGCCGGTCCTGCTGGTCGAGGGCCGGGCAGGAGACAAGGAACCCGCCACCGGCCGCACGCTGGCCAGCGCCCCGCTCGCCACCAGACCCGGCGCCCCCGTCTGGCTGCGCATCACCGCCAGCGGCACGACCTACGACTTCGCCTACGCCACCACCCCCGGCAAATGGCGCACCCTCGCCAGCATCGACGCCAAACAGTTCAGCACGAAGACCGCCGGCGGCTTCATCGGCACCACCTTCGGCCCCTACGCGAAATCGGGCCAATGA
- a CDS encoding tryptophan halogenase family protein, translated as MTEDNRLRHILIVGGGTAGWMTAAALARFLTDGFTKVTVIESEAIGTVGVGESTIPQIRIFNRLLGLDEDDFVRKTQATFKLAIEFVDWRRIGERYYHPFGPYGVDMGGVSFHAFYLRALAEGHGGRLDEYSLQALGAEEAKFSRPVPNAGNSPLADIAYAFHFDAGLYAKYLREYSEARGVKRVEGRIVDVKQHPETGFVQSIQTEKGETIEADFYIDCSGFRGLLIEQTLGAGYEDWSEWLMNDRAVAVPCTLGGSLRPVTRATARPAGWQWRIPLQHRLGNGHAYSSAHMSDDEATAILLDNLDGEPLADPLRLKFTAGRRRKSWDKNVVAIGLSAGFMEPLESQSIHLIQVGISRLMTLLPTRAMGEAEIGLYNRWMTWEYEKIRDFLILHYHATERDDTPYWDRCRTMQVSDYLAEKIAIFKSTGRVFREHDELFNDTSWYAVMMGQGITPGRYDPIVDEMPDEMFRSRMEEIRQVTRNSVHWMPGHFEFIEKTCKAAEFVWPGRA; from the coding sequence ATGACTGAAGACAACCGCCTCCGCCACATCCTGATCGTCGGCGGCGGCACCGCAGGCTGGATGACCGCCGCCGCGCTCGCCCGCTTCCTCACCGATGGCTTCACGAAAGTCACGGTGATCGAATCCGAAGCGATCGGCACGGTCGGCGTCGGCGAATCCACCATCCCCCAGATCCGCATCTTCAACCGCCTGCTCGGCCTCGACGAGGATGATTTCGTCCGCAAGACGCAGGCGACGTTCAAGCTCGCGATCGAGTTCGTCGACTGGCGCCGCATCGGCGAACGCTATTACCACCCCTTCGGCCCCTACGGCGTCGACATGGGCGGGGTCAGCTTCCACGCCTTCTACCTCCGCGCCCTTGCCGAAGGACATGGCGGCAGGCTCGACGAATATTCCCTCCAGGCCCTCGGTGCCGAGGAAGCCAAATTCTCCCGCCCGGTTCCGAACGCCGGCAATTCCCCGCTCGCCGACATCGCTTACGCCTTCCATTTCGACGCCGGCCTCTACGCCAAATATCTCCGCGAATATTCCGAAGCGCGCGGCGTGAAGCGCGTCGAGGGCCGCATCGTCGATGTGAAGCAGCACCCCGAAACCGGCTTCGTCCAGTCGATCCAGACCGAGAAAGGCGAGACGATCGAAGCCGATTTCTACATCGACTGCAGCGGCTTCCGCGGCCTCCTCATCGAACAGACGCTCGGCGCTGGATACGAGGACTGGTCCGAGTGGCTGATGAACGACCGCGCCGTCGCGGTGCCCTGCACGCTCGGCGGCTCGCTCCGCCCCGTGACCCGCGCCACCGCGCGTCCGGCGGGCTGGCAATGGCGCATTCCGCTCCAGCACCGCCTCGGCAACGGCCACGCCTATAGCTCGGCCCATATGAGCGACGACGAAGCCACCGCGATCCTGCTCGACAATCTCGACGGCGAACCGCTGGCCGACCCGCTCCGCCTCAAATTCACCGCCGGCCGCCGCCGCAAGAGCTGGGACAAGAATGTCGTCGCCATCGGCCTCTCGGCAGGCTTCATGGAGCCGCTCGAATCCCAGAGCATCCACCTGATCCAGGTCGGCATCTCGCGCCTGATGACCCTGCTCCCCACCCGCGCGATGGGCGAGGCGGAAATCGGCCTCTACAATCGCTGGATGACGTGGGAGTACGAAAAGATCCGCGACTTCCTGATCCTGCATTACCACGCCACCGAACGCGACGACACGCCCTATTGGGACCGCTGCCGCACGATGCAGGTCAGTGATTACCTCGCCGAGAAGATCGCGATCTTCAAATCCACCGGCCGCGTCTTCCGAGAACATGACGAGCTGTTCAACGACACCAGCTGGTACGCGGTGATGATGGGGCAGGGGATTACCCCGGGCCGTTACGATCCGATCGTCGACGAAATGCCCGACGAGATGTTCCGCAGCCGGATGGAGGAAATCCGCCAGGTCACGCGCAACTCGGTCCACTGGATGCCGGGCCATTTCGAATTCATCGAAAAGACCTGCAAGGCCGCCGAATTCGTCTGGCCGGGGCGCGCCTAA
- a CDS encoding tryptophan halogenase family protein: protein MNGEPIRQIVIVGGGTAGWMSAAALSKLVPAGVAVTLVESDAIGTVGVGEATIPPIRNFNGLLGIDEADFLRATKGSIKLGIEFVDWTREGHRYSHPFGEFGFDIEGVKFHHYWRKLVESGQASGIEDYNLCAVAMRQNRYTPPVADPGDARSRLNYAYHFDAGLYARYLRAYAEARGVKRVEGKILDVALNGETGFIESVALEGDRHVTGDLWLDCSGFRGLLIAGALKTGWESWKHWLQCDSAMAVPCAASGAEITPYTRSTAHEAGWQWRIPLQHRIGNGYVYSSADITDDAARETLLSNLDGEPLRDPFIIRFEAGRRSEIWAKNCVSLGLASGFIEPLESTSIHFIQTGVSKLLALFPDRGFSPVERDEYNRLSILQLEQVRDFVILHYHANQRRTGDLWRRTREMAIPETLQRKLDLFRGHGRFFRYEDELFAESSWVAVMLGQEVTPQGWDRLADALDPADIANKLDRIRAAFARATQAMPAHHLWLAQHAAATPDMKVPA from the coding sequence GTGAACGGCGAGCCGATCCGCCAGATCGTCATTGTCGGCGGCGGCACCGCGGGCTGGATGTCCGCCGCCGCGCTCTCGAAGCTCGTCCCCGCCGGCGTCGCCGTCACCCTCGTCGAATCCGACGCGATCGGCACGGTCGGGGTGGGGGAGGCGACCATCCCGCCGATCCGCAACTTCAACGGCCTGCTCGGCATCGACGAAGCCGATTTCCTTCGCGCCACCAAAGGCTCGATCAAGCTCGGCATCGAGTTCGTCGACTGGACCCGCGAGGGCCATCGCTACAGCCATCCTTTCGGCGAGTTCGGCTTCGACATCGAAGGGGTGAAGTTCCACCACTACTGGCGCAAGCTCGTCGAAAGCGGGCAGGCGAGCGGGATCGAGGATTACAATCTCTGCGCCGTCGCGATGCGCCAGAACCGCTACACGCCCCCCGTCGCCGATCCCGGCGACGCTCGCTCGCGCCTCAACTACGCCTATCATTTCGACGCCGGTCTCTACGCCAGATATCTCCGCGCCTATGCGGAAGCGCGCGGCGTGAAGCGCGTCGAAGGCAAGATCCTCGACGTCGCCCTGAACGGCGAAACCGGCTTCATCGAAAGCGTCGCGCTCGAAGGCGACCGGCACGTCACCGGCGACCTCTGGCTCGATTGCAGCGGCTTTCGCGGCCTCCTCATCGCCGGCGCGCTCAAGACCGGGTGGGAGAGCTGGAAACACTGGCTCCAATGCGACAGCGCGATGGCCGTCCCCTGTGCGGCGTCAGGCGCGGAGATCACCCCCTATACTCGCTCGACGGCGCACGAAGCCGGCTGGCAATGGCGCATCCCGCTGCAACACCGCATCGGCAACGGCTATGTCTATTCCAGCGCCGACATCACCGACGACGCGGCTCGCGAAACGCTCCTGTCCAATCTGGACGGCGAACCGCTCCGCGATCCCTTCATCATCCGTTTCGAAGCCGGCCGCCGGTCTGAGATCTGGGCGAAGAACTGCGTCAGCCTCGGCCTCGCCAGCGGCTTCATCGAACCGCTCGAATCGACCAGCATCCACTTCATCCAGACCGGCGTGTCGAAGCTGCTCGCCCTCTTCCCCGATCGCGGTTTCTCACCGGTAGAGCGCGACGAGTACAACCGCCTCAGCATCCTCCAGCTCGAGCAGGTCCGCGACTTCGTCATCCTCCATTACCACGCCAATCAGCGCCGCACCGGCGACCTCTGGCGCCGCACCCGCGAGATGGCGATTCCCGAGACGCTGCAACGCAAGCTCGACCTGTTCCGCGGTCACGGCCGCTTCTTCCGCTACGAGGACGAGCTGTTCGCCGAATCCAGCTGGGTCGCGGTGATGCTCGGGCAGGAAGTTACTCCGCAAGGCTGGGACCGTCTCGCCGACGCGCTCGACCCCGCCGACATCGCGAACAAGCTCGACCGCATCCGCGCCGCCTTCGCCCGCGCCACACAGGCGATGCCGGCCCACCATCTCTGGCTCGCGCAGCACGCCGCGGCCACGCCCGACATGAAGGTCCCCGCATGA
- a CDS encoding tryptophan halogenase family protein: protein MVRDIVIVGGGVAGWMSALALLRGLDGSGRNIALVDVAGPDASIGPFGPAESTLPGFARFLIDHGLDEAAMMRAARGSFTLGAAIAGWAGEGVTWFLPYGETGAPMGPVAFHQLAARYRATGQPLRLADFSLAAIAAQADRFARPSNDPRSPLSTLDYGLNLDKASFARLLQSAAKGVTHHAAPFRSAKISDRVESITLENGAEITGDLFLDCSGAQAVLASALSPFESWKHWLPCDRVIESANPAEGVPPSYTVAAAHASGWRRTVPLVGGQGDAILSSSAHADLGGVAFESGRRASFWTANCIALGAAASLVDPVHPVGLHLVRSGLRRLLMLFPNAAAGPEAAEYNRILHGEAERARDFVIAHYKTNGRFGEPLWDAARAMAVPEQLQYKLDLFASRGRVPMYDEEIFDRPDWVSLLDEQGLRPRRYDALADTIPEPALTQHFARLRQILIETAKTMPSHAEALR from the coding sequence ATGGTCCGCGATATCGTCATTGTCGGCGGCGGCGTCGCCGGATGGATGAGCGCCCTGGCGCTGTTGCGCGGTCTGGACGGCAGCGGGCGTAATATTGCGCTCGTCGATGTCGCCGGTCCGGACGCGAGCATTGGTCCGTTCGGCCCCGCCGAATCGACGCTGCCCGGTTTCGCGCGCTTCCTGATCGATCACGGTCTCGATGAAGCCGCGATGATGCGCGCCGCGCGCGGCAGCTTCACGCTCGGCGCGGCGATCGCCGGCTGGGCGGGGGAGGGCGTCACCTGGTTCCTGCCCTATGGCGAAACCGGCGCGCCGATGGGTCCCGTCGCCTTCCATCAGCTTGCCGCGCGCTATCGCGCCACCGGTCAGCCGCTCCGCCTCGCCGATTTCTCGCTTGCCGCCATCGCCGCACAGGCGGACCGCTTTGCGCGTCCGAGCAACGACCCCCGCTCGCCGCTCTCGACGCTCGATTACGGTCTCAATCTCGACAAGGCGAGCTTCGCCAGGCTGCTGCAATCGGCCGCGAAGGGCGTGACTCATCACGCCGCGCCGTTTCGCTCGGCGAAGATCAGCGATCGCGTCGAATCGATCACGCTCGAAAACGGCGCGGAAATCACCGGCGACCTGTTCCTCGATTGCTCGGGCGCGCAGGCGGTGCTGGCTTCCGCGCTTTCGCCGTTCGAAAGCTGGAAACACTGGCTTCCCTGCGATCGCGTGATCGAATCCGCCAATCCCGCCGAAGGTGTCCCGCCCTCCTATACCGTCGCCGCCGCCCATGCTTCGGGCTGGCGCCGCACGGTGCCGTTGGTCGGCGGGCAGGGCGATGCGATCCTCTCGTCCTCCGCTCATGCCGATCTTGGCGGCGTGGCGTTCGAATCCGGCCGCCGCGCCAGCTTCTGGACCGCGAACTGCATCGCCCTCGGCGCCGCGGCGTCGCTGGTCGATCCGGTCCACCCCGTCGGCCTCCATCTCGTCCGGAGCGGTCTGCGCCGTCTGCTGATGCTTTTCCCCAACGCCGCCGCCGGTCCGGAAGCCGCCGAGTATAACCGCATCCTCCACGGCGAGGCCGAGCGTGCGCGCGATTTCGTCATTGCCCATTACAAGACCAACGGCCGGTTCGGCGAACCTCTATGGGATGCCGCCCGCGCGATGGCCGTGCCCGAACAACTGCAATACAAGCTCGATCTGTTCGCCAGCCGGGGCCGCGTGCCGATGTATGACGAGGAAATCTTCGATCGTCCCGACTGGGTCAGCCTGCTGGACGAACAGGGCCTTCGCCCCCGGCGCTACGATGCGCTTGCCGATACCATCCCCGAACCCGCGCTGACGCAGCATTTCGCGCGCCTGCGCCAGATATTGATCGAGACCGCGAAGACCATGCCCAGCCATGCCGAGGCGCTGCGGTGA
- a CDS encoding tryptophan halogenase family protein: MLIKRVLIVGGGTSGWMTAAALSNKFGASGMSIRLVESADIGTVGVGEATVPHIRHYNATLGFDEAEFMTRTKGTFKLGIEFRNWGRVGDSYIHPFGVFGAEIGGVPFHHHWLRMHARGEGGAFEDYSLPIQAARRDRFIHPNQDPRSLLNTFNYAYQFDASLYAKFLREYAEARGVVRQEGKVVDVALHSETGFVTSVTLESGEVVEADLFIDCSGFRGLLIEQALKTGYEQWSHWLPCDRAIAMPCDNVGPTMPLTRATAQKSGWVWKIPLQHRTGNGHVYSSGFIEDDAALDVLLGEIAAPPLADPNKLRFVTGKRKKQWVGNVVALGLASGFLEPLESTSIHLIQLGIGRLLDLFPAQEWDPTDADEFNRLMALEYERVRDFIILHYHATERDDSEFWNYCRTMTVPDSVAWKMELFRERGVVVNYRDGMFLEPSWLAVYLGQRVHPRHPDPLGDKVSDDEVIAMMAAMRGRYTQAAEAMPTHETVLAQLAARAA, translated from the coding sequence ATGTTGATAAAACGCGTCCTGATCGTGGGTGGCGGAACCTCCGGCTGGATGACCGCCGCGGCGCTTTCGAACAAATTCGGAGCCTCCGGAATGTCGATTCGACTCGTCGAGTCGGCCGATATCGGAACGGTCGGCGTGGGCGAGGCGACCGTGCCGCACATCCGCCATTACAATGCGACGCTCGGCTTCGACGAAGCCGAATTCATGACCCGCACCAAGGGCACGTTCAAGCTGGGCATCGAGTTCCGCAACTGGGGCCGGGTCGGCGATTCCTATATCCATCCGTTCGGCGTGTTCGGCGCGGAGATCGGCGGGGTGCCGTTTCACCATCACTGGCTGCGGATGCACGCACGGGGAGAGGGCGGCGCGTTCGAAGACTATTCGCTGCCGATCCAGGCGGCGCGGCGTGATCGCTTCATCCATCCCAACCAGGACCCGCGCTCGCTGCTCAATACCTTCAATTACGCCTATCAGTTCGATGCCAGCCTCTATGCGAAGTTCCTGCGCGAGTATGCCGAGGCGCGCGGCGTCGTGCGGCAGGAAGGCAAGGTCGTCGATGTCGCGCTCCACAGCGAAACCGGCTTCGTCACCTCGGTCACGCTGGAAAGCGGGGAAGTGGTCGAAGCCGATCTGTTCATCGATTGCTCGGGCTTTCGCGGCCTGCTGATCGAACAGGCGCTCAAGACCGGCTACGAGCAATGGAGCCACTGGCTGCCGTGCGATCGTGCGATCGCCATGCCGTGCGACAATGTCGGCCCCACCATGCCGCTCACCCGCGCCACCGCGCAGAAATCGGGCTGGGTGTGGAAGATCCCGCTCCAGCACCGCACCGGCAACGGCCATGTCTATTCCAGCGGCTTTATCGAGGATGACGCCGCGCTTGATGTCCTGCTCGGCGAGATCGCCGCGCCGCCGCTGGCCGATCCCAACAAGCTCCGTTTCGTCACCGGCAAGCGCAAGAAGCAATGGGTCGGCAATGTCGTCGCGCTGGGCCTCGCCTCGGGCTTTCTCGAGCCGCTCGAATCGACCAGCATCCATCTGATCCAGCTCGGCATCGGCCGTTTGCTCGATCTCTTCCCCGCGCAGGAATGGGATCCGACCGACGCCGATGAGTTCAACCGGCTGATGGCGCTCGAATATGAGCGCGTCCGCGATTTCATCATCCTCCATTATCACGCCACCGAACGGGACGATTCGGAGTTCTGGAATTACTGCCGCACCATGACCGTGCCCGACAGCGTGGCGTGGAAGATGGAACTGTTCCGGGAGCGCGGGGTGGTGGTGAATTATCGCGACGGCATGTTCCTCGAACCGAGCTGGCTTGCCGTCTATCTCGGCCAGCGCGTCCATCCGCGACACCCCGATCCGCTCGGCGACAAGGTGAGCGATGACGAAGTGATCGCGATGATGGCGGCGATGCGCGGGCGCTACACACAGGCGGCCGAAGCCATGCCCACGCACGAAACGGTGCTGGCCCAGCTCGCCGCACGGGCCGCCTGA
- a CDS encoding TonB-dependent receptor yields the protein MLKLYSNHRPDNAAKGRASLLRAGVSAAALACLSVAAPAWAQDAPAQEDEGEAIVVKGYRASLQSAQQLKKNSDVIVDSITAEDISALPDRSVTEALQRIPGVAIDRFSAGLDPDHFSVEGSGVVVRGLTYVRSEFNGREAFTANNGRALSFADVPSEMLGGVDVFKTPTPDRIEGGISGVVNLRTRRPFDFKGLEIAGSAEINYGDFVDKATPTGSILISNRWETPIGEFGLLANFSYSQLKSRADRFQLSSFRIRNQYADGDVVDNVGGQTPTRQVYFPRGAVLGTQEFNRERYGYAAAAQWKSNDGSVEIVAQFLRSDARQAWTEHTVEIATDNVAGNGDSRAAAGTQLSFGADGMFQSGTITGPTGWRGDQNTGSARTPMLGLQSNNIRRDQESRLVTDDYGLNVKWDVSDRLGIVFDYQHVDSSTYLLDNTIWASTYQNASITMNGNGFPSVTFGPPQVCNGPSANATNPPGTGFDCNAGQPAGGSGNPTYFGAGHNSFADPYNSFYRAAMDHIEQSDGNSDAFRLDFDYSFPESNFLKSVQFGARYADRDQTSRFSQYNWGVLSEQWGNNGPIWMDNLVDGNNANGHTQGTTYGGEAFGFDNFFRGAVANPLGGQPRLFYAGHTVNDYAGMAAFSSAIAREWQGTNTNCADGQVRNAGWNPLANRCGVVAGTPFLPGEINPIREQNYAAYVQAKFRSEFSNGWTLSGTAGVRYTKTDRDAGGYLAFPNPGSITTEAQCAAVPVGQNPPALCTFPLATREAFRNFQNGGLTASQASTSYEYWLPSVNLKLEVGGGLQFRAAYFAGVAPPATGLIRNFFNVSVTTVQNVDSTGAAIPNSYRIQGTFNAGNPYLLPTTADNFDLTAEWYFSNVGQFTVSAFYKELHGVLTNDTVRLDFTNNGATFPAIVTTPTNSRSTGKIKGFEVSYQQTYDFLPGFLKGLGLQANYTYVDSSGVPQSTLSATDPDVAAGRVTTVDTALLPLQGLSKHTFNITPFIDIGPFSARLTYSWRSEWLLTVRDVITPFDPIMNESTGQLDASMFFAITPNIKVGVQGVNLTNEITKTSAVISAIGGGIRQVPRGYYMNDRRYTAIIRFNF from the coding sequence ATGCTCAAGCTCTATTCAAATCACAGGCCTGACAACGCTGCCAAAGGCCGCGCGAGTCTGCTGCGCGCGGGCGTATCCGCAGCGGCGCTGGCATGTCTTTCGGTCGCGGCACCTGCCTGGGCACAGGACGCTCCGGCACAGGAAGACGAAGGCGAAGCCATTGTCGTCAAGGGCTATCGCGCCTCGCTCCAGAGCGCGCAGCAGCTGAAGAAGAATTCGGACGTGATCGTCGACTCGATCACCGCCGAGGACATCAGCGCCCTGCCCGACCGCTCGGTCACCGAAGCGCTGCAGCGCATCCCGGGTGTGGCGATCGACCGCTTCTCGGCCGGTCTCGATCCCGATCACTTCTCGGTCGAAGGTTCGGGCGTCGTGGTTCGCGGCCTCACCTATGTCCGTTCGGAGTTCAACGGCCGCGAAGCGTTCACCGCCAATAACGGCCGCGCGCTGAGCTTCGCCGACGTCCCGTCCGAAATGCTTGGCGGCGTCGACGTGTTCAAGACGCCGACCCCGGACCGGATCGAAGGCGGCATTTCGGGCGTGGTCAATCTGCGCACCCGCCGTCCGTTCGACTTCAAGGGTCTCGAGATCGCCGGTTCGGCCGAAATCAATTATGGCGATTTCGTCGACAAGGCGACGCCTACGGGCTCGATCCTGATCAGCAACCGCTGGGAAACGCCGATCGGCGAATTCGGCCTGCTGGCCAACTTCTCCTATTCGCAGCTCAAGAGCCGCGCGGACCGTTTCCAGCTTTCGAGCTTCCGCATCCGCAACCAGTATGCCGATGGCGACGTGGTGGACAATGTCGGCGGCCAGACGCCGACCCGCCAGGTCTATTTCCCGCGCGGCGCCGTGCTGGGCACGCAGGAATTCAACCGCGAACGCTATGGCTATGCCGCGGCGGCGCAGTGGAAGAGCAATGACGGGTCGGTCGAGATCGTGGCGCAGTTCCTGCGTTCCGACGCGCGCCAGGCCTGGACCGAGCACACGGTGGAAATCGCGACCGACAACGTCGCGGGCAATGGCGACTCGCGCGCCGCTGCCGGCACCCAGCTGAGCTTCGGTGCGGACGGCATGTTCCAGAGCGGCACCATCACCGGCCCGACCGGCTGGCGCGGCGACCAGAACACCGGCTCGGCGCGCACGCCGATGCTGGGCCTCCAGTCGAACAACATCCGCCGCGACCAGGAATCGCGGCTTGTCACCGACGATTACGGCCTGAACGTGAAGTGGGACGTGAGCGACCGGCTGGGCATCGTGTTCGATTACCAGCATGTCGATTCGAGCACCTATCTGCTCGACAACACGATCTGGGCATCGACCTATCAGAACGCGTCGATCACGATGAACGGGAACGGCTTCCCGAGCGTCACGTTCGGCCCGCCGCAGGTCTGCAACGGCCCCTCGGCCAATGCGACCAACCCGCCGGGCACCGGCTTCGATTGCAACGCGGGCCAGCCTGCGGGCGGTTCGGGCAATCCGACCTATTTCGGCGCGGGCCACAACAGCTTCGCGGATCCGTACAACAGCTTCTATCGCGCGGCGATGGACCATATCGAGCAGAGCGACGGCAATTCCGACGCCTTCCGCCTCGATTTCGACTATTCGTTCCCGGAGAGCAATTTCCTGAAGTCGGTCCAGTTCGGCGCACGCTATGCCGATCGCGACCAGACCTCGCGCTTCTCCCAGTACAATTGGGGCGTGCTGTCCGAACAGTGGGGCAATAACGGCCCGATCTGGATGGACAATCTGGTCGATGGCAACAATGCCAACGGCCATACCCAGGGCACGACCTATGGCGGCGAAGCGTTCGGCTTCGACAATTTCTTCCGCGGGGCCGTCGCCAATCCGCTCGGCGGACAGCCGCGCCTGTTCTACGCCGGCCACACCGTCAACGATTATGCCGGCATGGCTGCCTTCTCGTCCGCGATCGCTCGCGAATGGCAGGGCACGAACACGAACTGCGCCGACGGCCAGGTTCGCAACGCAGGGTGGAACCCGCTCGCCAATCGCTGCGGCGTGGTGGCCGGAACGCCGTTCCTGCCGGGTGAAATCAACCCGATCCGCGAACAGAATTATGCCGCCTATGTGCAGGCCAAGTTCCGCAGCGAGTTCAGCAATGGCTGGACCCTGAGCGGCACGGCGGGTGTTCGCTACACCAAGACGGATCGTGATGCGGGCGGCTATCTGGCCTTCCCGAACCCCGGTTCGATCACGACCGAAGCGCAGTGCGCGGCGGTGCCGGTCGGGCAGAATCCGCCTGCGCTGTGCACCTTCCCGCTGGCGACCCGCGAAGCCTTCCGCAACTTCCAGAATGGCGGGCTGACGGCGAGCCAGGCGAGCACCAGCTACGAATACTGGCTGCCCAGCGTGAACCTGAAGCTCGAAGTGGGCGGCGGGCTCCAGTTCCGTGCCGCCTATTTCGCAGGCGTCGCACCGCCCGCGACCGGCCTGATCCGCAACTTCTTCAACGTGTCGGTCACGACCGTGCAGAATGTGGACTCGACCGGCGCGGCCATTCCGAACAGCTATCGGATCCAGGGCACGTTCAACGCAGGTAATCCCTACCTGCTGCCGACGACCGCCGATAACTTCGATCTGACCGCGGAATGGTATTTCTCGAACGTCGGCCAGTTCACCGTTTCGGCCTTCTACAAGGAACTGCACGGCGTTCTGACCAACGACACGGTCCGGCTGGACTTCACGAACAACGGGGCGACCTTCCCCGCGATCGTGACCACGCCGACCAACTCGCGGTCGACGGGCAAGATCAAGGGCTTCGAGGTCAGCTATCAGCAGACCTACGACTTCCTGCCCGGTTTCCTGAAGGGCCTCGGCCTGCAGGCGAACTACACCTATGTCGACTCGTCGGGCGTGCCGCAGAGCACCCTTTCGGCGACCGATCCGGATGTGGCCGCCGGCCGCGTGACGACGGTGGATACGGCGCTCCTGCCGCTGCAGGGTCTGTCGAAGCACACCTTCAACATCACGCCGTTCATCGACATCGGGCCGTTCTCGGCACGCCTCACCTACTCGTGGCGTTCGGAATGGCTG